In Sideroxyarcus emersonii, one DNA window encodes the following:
- a CDS encoding ABC transporter ATP-binding protein has product MKPLLEVENLKVSYGGIQALKGISLNIAAGELVTLIGSNGAGKTTTLKALAGLLHPASGKLHYRDRSLLPVPAHRRIAAGIALVPEGRGIFARLSVEENLLMGAYIRNDKAGIAVDLERQYVLFPRLAERRAQLAGTLSGGEQQMVAMARALMGNPALLMLDEPSMGLAPLMVERIFETIRTISAQGVTILLVEQNARLALESAQRGYVLESGAITMSGKAEELLGSDAVQQAYLGA; this is encoded by the coding sequence ATGAAGCCATTGCTGGAAGTGGAGAACCTCAAAGTCTCCTACGGTGGCATCCAGGCGCTGAAAGGGATCAGCCTGAATATCGCCGCAGGGGAATTGGTCACGCTCATCGGCAGCAATGGTGCCGGCAAAACCACCACACTCAAAGCGCTGGCCGGACTGCTGCACCCGGCATCCGGCAAGCTGCACTATCGCGACAGGTCGTTGCTGCCTGTCCCGGCACACCGGAGAATCGCTGCAGGCATCGCGCTGGTGCCGGAAGGGCGCGGCATCTTTGCCCGACTCAGCGTGGAAGAGAACCTGTTGATGGGTGCTTATATACGCAACGACAAGGCCGGGATCGCCGTCGACCTGGAACGCCAGTATGTCTTGTTCCCGCGCCTGGCGGAACGTCGCGCGCAACTTGCCGGCACACTCTCTGGCGGCGAACAGCAGATGGTTGCCATGGCGCGCGCGCTGATGGGCAATCCGGCCCTGCTCATGCTGGACGAACCCAGCATGGGGCTTGCTCCGCTGATGGTGGAGCGGATCTTTGAGACTATCCGTACCATCTCGGCGCAGGGCGTCACTATCCTGCTGGTGGAGCAGAATGCCAGGCTGGCACTTGAGTCTGCACAACGCGGGTATGTATTGGAGAGCGGTGCGATCACCATGTCGGGCAAGGCGGAAGAGCTGCTCGGCAGCGATGCGGTGCAACAGGCTTATCTTGGGGCGTAA
- a CDS encoding ABC transporter ATP-binding protein: MTPASERLLELADVGKHFGGVTALAGVSLHIRRGEIYGLIGPNGAGKTTLFNVVTGLYQLDSGSFDFAGQRYTRCKPHLLAQAGIARTFQNIRLFANMSALENIMVGRHVRTRTGIWGALTRHAAARAEERDIVQRARELLDYVGIDCAHQTLAKHLSYGEQRRLEIARALATDPKLLALDEPAAGMNATETAALKALLQKIRASGTTVLLIEHDVKLIMGLCDRVAVLDYGKKIAEGVPEEVRRDPAVIAAYLGGGTGGGA, encoded by the coding sequence ATGACGCCAGCAAGTGAGCGCCTGCTCGAACTCGCCGATGTGGGCAAGCACTTCGGCGGCGTGACCGCACTGGCTGGCGTGTCGCTACACATCCGGCGCGGCGAAATATACGGCCTGATCGGCCCCAACGGCGCCGGCAAGACCACGCTGTTCAACGTCGTCACCGGGCTGTATCAGCTGGACAGCGGTTCATTCGATTTCGCCGGCCAACGCTATACGCGCTGCAAGCCGCACTTGCTGGCGCAAGCCGGCATCGCGCGCACCTTCCAGAACATCCGCCTGTTCGCCAACATGAGTGCGCTGGAGAACATCATGGTTGGCCGCCATGTGCGCACGCGCACCGGTATCTGGGGTGCGCTGACGCGGCATGCTGCAGCCCGGGCCGAAGAGCGTGACATCGTGCAACGTGCCCGTGAACTGCTGGACTACGTAGGCATCGATTGCGCACACCAGACCCTTGCCAAGCATCTATCCTACGGCGAGCAGCGGCGGCTGGAGATCGCGCGTGCCCTGGCAACCGATCCCAAGCTGCTCGCACTGGACGAACCCGCAGCCGGCATGAACGCGACCGAGACGGCCGCGCTGAAAGCGTTGTTGCAGAAGATTCGCGCCAGCGGTACCACTGTTCTGTTGATAGAGCATGATGTCAAACTCATCATGGGCTTATGCGACCGGGTGGCCGTGCTGGATTACGGCAAGAAGATCGCCGAAGGCGTGCCCGAAGAGGTGCGTCGCGATCCGGCAGTGATCGCGGCTTACCTGGGCGGCGGCACCGGAGGGGGGGCGTGA
- a CDS encoding ABC transporter permease subunit, which yields MRLHRSSPGRFVFAAILLALPFVIDALLGHGWVRIADFALLYIMLALGLNIVVGYAGLLDLGYIAFFAVGAYTYALLGSPQFGLHWPMWVVLPLGALIACGFGVLLGAPTLKLRGDYLAIVTLGFGEIIRIFLNNLNAPVNITNGPQGISAIDPLQIGGFSFGNSYQWLGMRADDVHLHYYLFLAFTLLVIFISRRLEDSRIGRAWVAIREDEVAASAMGINTRNIKLLAFAMGATFGGISGGLFAGFQGFVSPESFSLMESVMVLCMVVLGGMGNVGGVVLGGVLLVILPELFRNAAGPVQQALLGKVVVDPESLRMLMFGMALILVMLWRPAGLWPSTQRRREFAAENSVLQQEQETVYDASK from the coding sequence ATGAGACTGCATCGTTCATCGCCGGGCCGTTTTGTGTTCGCCGCCATATTGCTGGCGCTGCCCTTCGTCATCGATGCGCTGCTAGGTCATGGCTGGGTGCGCATCGCCGACTTTGCCCTGCTCTATATCATGTTGGCACTGGGGCTGAACATCGTGGTCGGTTACGCAGGCCTGCTCGACCTTGGCTACATCGCGTTCTTCGCGGTGGGTGCGTATACCTACGCCCTGCTCGGTTCACCGCAGTTCGGGCTGCACTGGCCGATGTGGGTGGTGCTGCCGCTGGGTGCGCTGATCGCCTGCGGGTTCGGCGTGTTGCTTGGCGCGCCCACGCTCAAGTTGCGTGGCGACTACCTCGCCATCGTCACCCTCGGTTTCGGCGAGATTATCCGTATCTTCCTCAACAACCTGAATGCACCGGTCAACATCACCAACGGACCGCAGGGCATCAGTGCCATCGATCCGTTGCAGATCGGCGGCTTTTCATTCGGTAACTCATACCAGTGGCTGGGCATGCGTGCAGACGACGTGCACCTGCATTACTACCTGTTCCTCGCCTTCACCCTGCTGGTGATCTTCATCTCGCGCCGCCTCGAAGATTCGCGTATCGGCCGTGCCTGGGTGGCGATACGCGAAGACGAGGTCGCCGCCTCGGCGATGGGGATCAACACGCGCAATATCAAATTGCTTGCCTTCGCCATGGGTGCCACCTTCGGCGGTATTTCCGGCGGCCTGTTTGCCGGCTTCCAGGGTTTCGTCAGCCCCGAGAGTTTCAGCCTGATGGAATCCGTCATGGTGCTGTGCATGGTGGTGCTGGGTGGCATGGGCAACGTCGGCGGCGTGGTACTGGGCGGCGTGCTGCTGGTGATATTGCCGGAACTGTTCCGCAATGCGGCGGGACCGGTGCAGCAGGCGCTGCTGGGAAAAGTGGTGGTTGATCCGGAAAGTCTGCGCATGCTGATGTTCGGCATGGCGCTGATTCTGGTGATGCTGTGGCGACCCGCAGGATTGTGGCCTTCCACGCAGCGCCGCCGCGAATTCGCTGCCGAGAACAGCGTGTTGCAACAAGAGCAGGAGACGGTGTATGACGCCAGCAAGTGA
- a CDS encoding branched-chain amino acid ABC transporter permease, which translates to MEILLQQIVNGLVQGSVYALVALGYTMVYGILGLINFAHGEVVMIGAMIALTVLQTLLAAAVAPVLAVVLSLLAAMAVCMALGYSIERIAYRPLRNAPRLAPLITAIGVSIVLQNLAMMIWGREYHSFPLPFNSTSHQLGGAIVNDVQIAIVAVALLIMSALMWLVQRTRMGRAMRAVAENPAAAALMGVDINRVISATFMLGSALAAIAGFMVSANYGIVHYYMGFMLGLKAFTAAVLGGIGNLRGAMLGGVLLGLIESLGAGYIGDLTGGFLGSNYQDVFAFLVLIAVLILRPSGLLGEKLAERA; encoded by the coding sequence GTGGAAATCCTTCTTCAGCAGATCGTCAATGGCCTGGTGCAGGGCAGTGTCTATGCCTTGGTGGCGTTGGGCTACACCATGGTGTACGGCATCCTCGGCCTGATCAATTTTGCCCACGGCGAAGTGGTGATGATAGGCGCGATGATCGCTCTGACCGTGTTGCAAACCTTGCTGGCAGCCGCCGTTGCGCCTGTACTGGCGGTAGTGCTGAGCTTGCTGGCAGCGATGGCGGTATGCATGGCACTGGGCTACAGCATCGAACGCATCGCCTATCGTCCGTTGCGCAATGCGCCGCGCCTGGCACCGCTGATCACCGCCATCGGCGTCTCCATCGTGCTGCAGAATCTGGCGATGATGATCTGGGGGCGCGAATACCATTCCTTCCCGCTGCCTTTCAACAGCACTTCGCACCAGCTTGGCGGCGCCATCGTGAACGATGTGCAGATCGCCATCGTCGCGGTTGCATTGCTCATCATGTCAGCCTTGATGTGGCTGGTGCAGCGTACCCGTATGGGCCGGGCGATGCGTGCCGTGGCTGAAAATCCGGCGGCGGCAGCGCTGATGGGTGTGGACATCAATCGTGTCATTTCCGCCACCTTCATGCTCGGCTCGGCACTTGCTGCCATCGCCGGCTTCATGGTCAGCGCCAACTACGGCATCGTGCATTACTACATGGGCTTCATGCTCGGCCTGAAAGCCTTTACCGCCGCAGTGCTCGGCGGCATCGGCAACCTGCGCGGCGCGATGCTGGGGGGGGTGCTGCTGGGGCTGATCGAGAGTCTGGGGGCGGGTTACATCGGCGATCTCACCGGCGGCTTCCTCGGCAGCAATTATCAGGACGTGTTCGCCTTCCTCGTCCTGATCGCGGTGTTGATCCTGCGTCCGTCCGGCCTGCTCGGCGAGAAACTGGCGGAGCGCGCATGA
- a CDS encoding branched-chain amino acid ABC transporter substrate-binding protein: MFINKSALLVALGIALAGCGKSETASNPAAASPDELVIKIGAAAPLTGPQAHIGKDNENGTRMAIDDANARGVTIGGKKARFELLSEDDQTDPKTATIVAQKLVDAKVNGVIGHLNSGTTIPASAIYFKNGIPQISPSATAVRYTAQGYKTAFRVMTNDAQQGKALGEFAAKVLGAKQIAVIDDRTAYGQGLADEFVKSAEANGAKIIVREYTTDKAVDFTAVLTSIKGKQPDLLFFGGMDPQGVPMIKQLRALGIKTQFMMGDGGYTPKLIELAGDAAEGAYASLPGVPLDNMPSGRDFAKRYEERFHQPIQLYAPYCYDAVNVMIAAMQKAGSAEPEKYLPEIGKTEIEGVTAKIAFDEKGDIKGGAVTVYQVHQGKWHAVQTMGGTPAVKP; this comes from the coding sequence ATGTTCATCAATAAATCTGCCCTACTCGTCGCGCTCGGTATCGCACTCGCCGGATGCGGCAAAAGCGAGACGGCATCGAATCCCGCCGCAGCATCCCCGGACGAACTTGTGATCAAGATCGGCGCCGCCGCGCCGCTCACCGGTCCGCAGGCGCATATCGGCAAGGACAACGAGAACGGCACGCGCATGGCGATCGACGATGCGAATGCCAGGGGCGTGACCATCGGTGGCAAGAAAGCGCGCTTCGAACTGCTGAGCGAGGACGATCAGACCGATCCGAAAACGGCGACCATCGTGGCGCAGAAACTGGTGGATGCAAAGGTGAATGGCGTGATCGGGCACCTCAACTCCGGTACGACCATCCCCGCTTCCGCTATCTATTTCAAGAACGGCATTCCGCAAATCTCGCCTTCCGCTACCGCAGTCAGATATACCGCCCAGGGCTACAAGACCGCCTTCCGCGTGATGACCAACGATGCCCAGCAAGGTAAGGCGCTGGGCGAGTTTGCCGCCAAGGTTCTGGGGGCGAAGCAGATTGCAGTGATCGACGATCGCACGGCCTATGGACAAGGGCTGGCGGATGAGTTCGTCAAATCTGCCGAAGCCAATGGTGCGAAGATCATCGTGCGCGAGTACACCACCGACAAGGCGGTGGATTTCACTGCGGTACTGACCTCGATCAAGGGCAAGCAGCCCGACCTGCTGTTCTTCGGCGGCATGGACCCGCAGGGCGTACCCATGATCAAGCAGCTGCGCGCTTTGGGCATCAAGACGCAATTCATGATGGGCGACGGGGGATATACGCCGAAGCTGATCGAATTGGCGGGCGATGCGGCGGAAGGTGCATATGCTTCGCTGCCGGGGGTGCCGCTGGACAACATGCCGAGCGGGCGCGATTTTGCCAAACGTTATGAAGAGCGTTTCCACCAGCCGATTCAGCTCTATGCGCCGTATTGCTACGACGCCGTCAACGTGATGATCGCTGCGATGCAGAAGGCCGGTTCCGCCGAGCCCGAGAAGTATCTGCCGGAGATCGGCAAGACCGAGATCGAAGGCGTAACGGCGAAGATCGCATTCGACGAGAAAGGCGACATCAAGGGAGGGGCGGTCACCGTGTACCAGGTTCACCAAGGCAAATGGCATGCCGTGCAGACGATGGGCGGCACGCCCGCAGTCAAGCCGTGA
- a CDS encoding c-type cytochrome — protein sequence MKSVAVNVLAAASMLLVAGSAMATGMPELAQKSSCTSCHAIDKKLVGPAWMDIARKYKGDAGAEARLIAKVAKGGSGAWGAMPMPPNSPRVSDADIKTLVKFILSLSK from the coding sequence ATGAAGTCCGTCGCCGTGAATGTCCTTGCCGCCGCAAGCATGCTGCTGGTCGCTGGTTCGGCTATGGCAACCGGGATGCCCGAACTGGCGCAGAAAAGCAGTTGTACGTCCTGCCACGCAATCGACAAAAAACTGGTGGGACCAGCCTGGATGGATATCGCCAGGAAATACAAGGGTGATGCAGGGGCGGAGGCCAGGCTGATTGCCAAGGTTGCCAAGGGTGGCAGTGGAGCCTGGGGTGCCATGCCCATGCCGCCAAACTCCCCCCGGGTTTCGGATGCCGACATCAAGACCTTGGTCAAATTCATCCTCAGCCTGTCGAAGTAA
- a CDS encoding c-type cytochrome → MKSIVVSMITAAGLMAAASALATDMPPLAKKNNCVACHAIDHKVVGPAWMDVSKKYKNATTYTYKGKEYPLLEGLIMKVSHGGSGNWGSVPMPANSPAVKDADIRELVKFELSLAK, encoded by the coding sequence ATGAAATCTATCGTCGTAAGCATGATCACCGCGGCAGGCCTGATGGCGGCTGCTTCCGCTTTGGCAACCGACATGCCGCCGCTGGCCAAAAAGAACAACTGTGTCGCATGTCATGCGATCGACCATAAAGTGGTCGGCCCTGCATGGATGGATGTTTCCAAGAAATACAAGAATGCGACTACCTATACCTACAAGGGTAAGGAATATCCCCTGCTCGAAGGGTTGATCATGAAGGTTTCCCATGGCGGCTCCGGCAACTGGGGTTCCGTTCCCATGCCCGCCAATTCCCCGGCGGTGAAGGATGCGGACATCAGGGAACTGGTGAAGTTTGAATTGAGTCTGGCAAAGTAA
- a CDS encoding ParA family protein — MKAILIANPKGGSGKTTLSTNIAGYLASRGQRVAMLDLDRQKSATQWLSSRPRYLPGIELMQAEAERDAPIDSLVIDSPAGLHGKNLEHALRLVHKVIVPIAPSAFDIQASRDFLEVLHQEKTVRKGRIFVGVVGMRMDPRTRAALTLEQFLKGLDMPVLAYLREAQVYVNAAFEGKTLFDLPPSLAQRELEQWAYLLNWLEQAAD, encoded by the coding sequence GTGAAAGCCATACTGATTGCGAATCCCAAAGGTGGCAGTGGCAAGACCACGTTATCCACCAATATTGCCGGCTACCTCGCCTCGCGCGGGCAACGCGTGGCGATGCTCGACCTGGACAGGCAGAAGTCCGCCACGCAATGGCTGTCCAGCCGGCCGAGGTATCTCCCGGGTATCGAATTGATGCAGGCCGAGGCAGAGAGGGACGCGCCCATCGATAGTCTGGTGATCGATTCTCCTGCCGGATTGCACGGCAAAAATCTGGAACATGCATTGAGGCTGGTGCACAAGGTGATCGTGCCCATCGCACCCTCCGCATTCGATATCCAGGCCAGCCGGGATTTCTTGGAAGTGCTGCATCAGGAAAAGACCGTGCGTAAAGGAAGGATATTTGTCGGGGTGGTCGGCATGCGCATGGATCCGCGCACCCGGGCGGCGCTTACGCTGGAACAGTTCCTGAAAGGCCTGGATATGCCGGTTCTCGCGTATCTTCGCGAGGCGCAGGTGTACGTGAATGCCGCCTTCGAAGGCAAGACGCTGTTCGATCTGCCGCCTTCGCTGGCGCAGCGCGAACTGGAGCAGTGGGCCTATCTGCTGAATTGGCTGGAGCAGGCGGCGGATTAA
- the ilvD gene encoding dihydroxy-acid dehydratase encodes MPAYRSRTSTHGRNMAGARSLWRATGMVDGDFGKPIIAIANSFTQFVPGHVHLKDMGQLVAREIEKAGGIAKEFNTIAVDDGIAMGHDGMLYSLPSRDLIADSVEYMVNAHCADALVCISNCDKITPGMLMAAMRLNIPVVFVSGGPMEAGKVNWQGKVKGLDLVDAMVAAADSRVSDEEVDAIERSACPTCGSCSGMFTANSMNCLTEALGLSLPGNGSLVATHAERKQLFLRAGRLVVELAKRYYEQDDASILPRSIATFDAFENAMTLDIAMGGSTNTVLHLLAVAREAGVDFTMKDMDRLSRHVPTLCKVAPSSEYHMEDVHRAGGIVAILGELDRAGLLHGEVGSVHSKTLRDGLRQWDVAQTVSEEVKKFYRAAPGGIPTTIAFSQSMLYPELDVDRAKGCIRDKAHAYSRDGGLAVLHGNIALDGCIVKTAGVDESILKFSGRARVFESQDAATAGILADQIVAGDVVVIRYEGPKGGPGMQEMLYPTSYLKSKGLGKACALLTDGRFSGGTSGLSIGHVSPEAASGGAIGLVQEGDRIEIDIPNRTINLAISDAELAQRRAAMEAKGSKAWKPAAERPRKISAALRAYAAMVTSADKGAVRDVSQVER; translated from the coding sequence ATGCCCGCCTACCGTTCCCGTACCTCCACCCATGGCCGCAACATGGCCGGTGCACGCTCATTGTGGCGAGCAACCGGCATGGTTGACGGCGATTTTGGCAAACCCATCATCGCGATCGCCAATTCCTTTACCCAGTTCGTGCCCGGACACGTGCACCTGAAAGATATGGGGCAACTGGTGGCACGCGAGATCGAAAAGGCGGGCGGCATCGCCAAGGAGTTCAACACCATCGCGGTTGACGACGGCATCGCCATGGGACACGACGGCATGCTGTATTCGCTGCCTTCGCGCGACCTGATCGCCGACAGCGTGGAATACATGGTCAATGCGCATTGCGCCGATGCGCTGGTGTGCATCTCCAACTGCGACAAGATCACGCCCGGCATGCTGATGGCCGCGATGCGCCTGAACATCCCGGTGGTGTTCGTTTCCGGTGGTCCGATGGAGGCGGGCAAGGTCAACTGGCAGGGCAAGGTCAAAGGTCTCGACCTGGTCGATGCGATGGTCGCTGCGGCCGACAGTCGCGTAAGCGATGAAGAGGTGGATGCCATCGAGCGCTCCGCCTGCCCGACCTGCGGCTCCTGTTCCGGCATGTTTACCGCCAACTCGATGAACTGCCTGACAGAGGCTTTGGGCTTGAGTCTGCCCGGCAACGGTTCGCTGGTGGCGACACACGCCGAGCGCAAACAATTGTTCCTGCGCGCCGGACGCCTGGTCGTCGAACTCGCCAAGCGTTATTACGAACAGGACGATGCTTCGATCCTGCCGCGCAGCATCGCCACGTTCGATGCGTTCGAGAACGCAATGACGCTGGACATCGCCATGGGTGGTTCGACCAACACCGTGCTGCACCTGTTGGCCGTCGCGCGCGAGGCGGGCGTGGATTTCACCATGAAAGATATGGACCGGCTGTCGCGCCATGTGCCGACCTTGTGCAAGGTGGCACCCTCCAGCGAATACCACATGGAAGACGTGCATCGTGCCGGCGGCATCGTCGCCATCCTGGGCGAACTGGATCGGGCCGGGTTGCTGCATGGCGAGGTCGGCTCGGTGCACAGCAAGACCCTGCGTGACGGACTCAGGCAGTGGGATGTCGCGCAGACAGTAAGCGAAGAAGTGAAGAAATTCTATCGCGCCGCACCGGGCGGCATTCCGACGACCATCGCCTTTTCCCAATCCATGCTCTATCCGGAGCTGGACGTGGATCGCGCCAAGGGCTGCATCCGCGACAAGGCGCATGCCTACTCCAGGGACGGCGGCCTGGCGGTATTGCACGGCAATATCGCGCTGGACGGTTGCATCGTCAAGACGGCGGGTGTGGATGAAAGCATTCTCAAGTTCAGCGGGCGCGCGCGCGTGTTCGAGAGCCAGGATGCGGCGACTGCCGGCATCCTTGCCGACCAGATCGTTGCCGGCGACGTGGTGGTGATCCGCTACGAAGGTCCCAAGGGCGGCCCCGGCATGCAGGAGATGCTGTACCCGACTTCGTACCTGAAGTCGAAAGGCCTGGGCAAGGCCTGCGCCTTGTTGACCGACGGGCGTTTCTCCGGCGGCACCTCCGGCCTTTCGATCGGCCACGTCTCGCCGGAAGCGGCGAGCGGTGGCGCGATCGGGCTGGTGCAGGAAGGCGACCGCATCGAGATCGACATTCCCAACCGCACGATCAATCTGGCGATCTCCGATGCCGAACTGGCGCAGCGGCGCGCGGCGATGGAAGCGAAGGGCAGCAAGGCCTGGAAGCCGGCGGCCGAGCGTCCGCGCAAGATATCGGCGGCACTCAGGGCCTATGCGGCGATGGTGACCAGTGCCGATAAAGGTGCTGTGCGCGACGTGTCGCAGGTGGAGAGATAA
- the lgt gene encoding prolipoprotein diacylglyceryl transferase — translation MLVHPQFDPVAIHLGSFGIHWYGLMYLLGFVCFIWLGRKRLRSLGRPGWDERFLDDLLFHGVLGVVLGGRMGEVLFYNPGYYFSHPLKIIAVWEGGMSFHGGFLGVLVAMALFARSRNIRWLALMDFIAPLVPPGLAFGRLGNFINGELWGRPADVPWAMVFPQVDSIPRHPSQLYEFALEGVALFILLWLYSGRSRPVGAVSGLFLIGYGSFRFIGEFTRNPDDGIFGLMTFGISMGQWLSLPMVLAGAGLMAWSYRRAQEADRKT, via the coding sequence ATGCTCGTTCATCCACAATTCGACCCCGTTGCCATCCATCTCGGATCATTCGGCATCCACTGGTATGGGCTGATGTACCTGCTCGGCTTCGTCTGCTTCATCTGGCTGGGAAGAAAACGGCTGCGCAGCCTGGGCCGGCCCGGCTGGGATGAGAGATTCCTCGACGACCTGCTGTTCCATGGCGTGCTCGGCGTGGTACTGGGCGGACGCATGGGCGAGGTACTGTTCTACAACCCCGGCTATTACTTTTCCCATCCGCTGAAGATCATCGCGGTGTGGGAAGGCGGCATGTCGTTCCATGGCGGCTTTCTCGGTGTGCTGGTGGCGATGGCGCTGTTCGCCCGCAGCCGCAACATCCGCTGGCTGGCGCTGATGGACTTCATCGCACCGCTGGTGCCGCCGGGCCTGGCTTTCGGGCGACTCGGCAATTTTATCAACGGCGAACTGTGGGGGCGCCCAGCCGATGTGCCCTGGGCCATGGTGTTCCCGCAAGTGGACAGCATCCCGCGCCATCCTTCGCAGCTGTATGAATTCGCGCTCGAAGGTGTCGCACTATTCATATTGCTCTGGTTGTATTCAGGCAGGTCTCGCCCGGTCGGCGCCGTATCGGGCCTGTTCCTGATCGGCTATGGAAGCTTCCGCTTCATCGGCGAGTTCACGCGCAATCCGGATGACGGCATCTTCGGCCTGATGACGTTCGGCATCAGCATGGGCCAATGGCTGAGCCTGCCGATGGTGTTGGCCGGTGCAGGCTTGATGGCATGGTCCTATCGACGGGCACAGGAAGCGGATCGCAAGACTTAG
- a CDS encoding HlyC/CorC family transporter — MDDFTLGTLFVALLIILLCSGFFSASETSMMAINRYRLNHLVRKGNKSAKLTARLLAQTDKLLGSILLGNTLLNVAAATLAEIIVLRLFGHDNSTALLVGSLTVTFAILVFSEIMPKVIAASHAERVALPSSYALAAIIKLFYPVVSIATALVRGMLWLLRIKVQTDHSHHKLSLEELRSLVLEAEHFLPRKHQKMLLNLVDLERVTVNDVMIPRNQIEALDAGADPAELRQQIITCHHTLLPVYAQTPGNVIGILHIKRVLPLLEDTLDTGQFREILHDPYFIPSDTPLLKQLQQFQERQTRMGLVVDEYGELLGLVTLENILEEIVGEFTTQSPAQTGKFLRQDDGSLLLDGSSSLRELNRKLGLQLPLGEAKTLNGLILEHLQDIPEAGTSLKIGNYPIEIIQTQDRAVKVARLFPAQKSQPLQRG; from the coding sequence TTGGACGATTTCACTTTGGGCACGCTGTTCGTAGCCCTGCTCATTATCCTGCTGTGTTCCGGATTCTTTTCAGCTTCCGAGACCAGCATGATGGCGATCAACCGTTACCGCCTGAACCATCTGGTCAGGAAAGGCAACAAAAGCGCCAAGCTCACCGCCAGACTGCTGGCACAGACAGACAAGCTGCTCGGATCCATCCTGCTCGGCAACACCCTGCTCAATGTGGCGGCGGCAACGCTGGCCGAGATCATCGTGCTGCGCCTGTTCGGCCACGACAACAGCACGGCGCTGCTGGTCGGCTCGCTGACCGTCACCTTCGCGATCCTGGTGTTCAGCGAGATCATGCCCAAGGTCATTGCAGCCAGTCATGCGGAACGCGTGGCGCTGCCTTCCAGTTATGCATTGGCCGCCATCATCAAGCTGTTCTACCCCGTCGTCTCCATCGCCACCGCACTGGTGCGCGGCATGTTGTGGCTATTGCGCATCAAGGTGCAGACCGATCACAGCCATCACAAGCTGAGCCTGGAAGAGTTGCGTTCGCTGGTGCTGGAGGCCGAGCATTTCCTTCCGCGCAAACACCAGAAGATGCTGCTGAACCTGGTCGACCTGGAGCGCGTCACCGTCAACGACGTGATGATTCCGCGCAACCAGATCGAAGCCCTGGATGCCGGCGCCGACCCGGCCGAGCTGCGCCAGCAGATCATCACCTGCCATCACACGCTGTTGCCCGTGTATGCGCAGACGCCGGGCAACGTCATCGGCATCCTGCATATCAAGCGTGTACTGCCGCTGCTTGAGGATACGCTGGACACCGGGCAATTCCGCGAGATCCTGCACGATCCCTATTTCATTCCTTCGGATACCCCCTTGCTCAAGCAACTGCAGCAATTCCAGGAACGGCAGACGCGCATGGGGCTGGTGGTGGACGAATACGGCGAACTGCTCGGCCTGGTCACGCTGGAAAACATCCTGGAAGAGATCGTCGGCGAGTTCACCACGCAATCCCCCGCCCAGACCGGCAAGTTCCTGCGCCAGGACGATGGCAGCCTGCTGCTCGACGGCAGCAGCAGCCTGCGCGAACTGAACCGCAAACTGGGCCTGCAGCTCCCGCTGGGGGAGGCCAAGACCCTCAACGGCCTGATCCTGGAACATTTGCAGGACATCCCGGAAGCCGGGACCAGCCTCAAGATCGGCAACTATCCGATTGAAATCATCCAGACCCAAGATCGTGCGGTCAAGGTCGCAAGACTGTTCCCTGCACAAAAAAGCCAGCCTTTACAAAGAGGGTAA